One genomic window of Leptospira saintgironsiae includes the following:
- the tgt gene encoding tRNA guanosine(34) transglycosylase Tgt, with amino-acid sequence MIYRSRVSDTHSFARTGTLSLNGIEIPTPVFMPVGTRGAVKSLDSDDIDELGYELILGNTYHLYLRPGTEVLEKFGGLKNFVSYKKALLTDSGGFQVFSLNSLVKFKQEGVEFRSHIDGSPHFFTPQKVIDIQRAIGSDIMMVLDDCPPGDGTVSRIKDALDRTHRWAEEAVNYWEKDKRNQFLFGIFQGGTNLDLRLESLDKIRSLPFSGIAIGGLSVGEPRPDFIRTMEGISSYTDRTRPLYLMGVGTVPDILEGVRNGVDMFDCVLPTRNARNGQVFTSQGKVNLRNEKWKLREEPMDPECECKVCKRYSIGYIRHLHHVKELSAFSLSTYHNLHFMKKFMKELRHSIEVGNFSEFFVKWKNLYERPEISR; translated from the coding sequence ATGATCTATAGATCCAGAGTTTCAGATACACATTCTTTCGCTCGAACCGGAACCTTATCTCTTAACGGAATCGAAATTCCAACGCCAGTTTTCATGCCTGTGGGCACGAGAGGTGCGGTCAAGTCCTTGGACTCCGACGACATAGATGAGTTAGGTTATGAACTGATCCTCGGAAATACATATCATCTCTATCTTCGCCCAGGCACCGAGGTTCTGGAGAAATTTGGCGGACTCAAAAATTTTGTTTCTTACAAAAAAGCTCTGCTCACTGACAGCGGTGGCTTCCAAGTTTTTAGCCTGAATTCTCTTGTTAAATTCAAACAAGAAGGAGTGGAGTTCCGTTCTCATATTGACGGAAGTCCTCATTTTTTCACTCCCCAGAAAGTGATCGATATCCAAAGAGCAATCGGTTCTGACATCATGATGGTGTTAGATGATTGTCCTCCTGGAGACGGAACTGTTTCCAGGATCAAAGATGCTCTGGATCGGACTCACCGCTGGGCAGAAGAAGCTGTGAATTACTGGGAGAAAGACAAGCGTAATCAATTCCTATTCGGGATTTTCCAAGGTGGAACCAATTTAGATCTGAGATTGGAAAGTTTAGACAAGATCCGCTCACTTCCGTTCTCCGGAATTGCGATCGGAGGTCTCTCAGTGGGAGAACCCAGACCTGATTTTATCAGAACTATGGAAGGAATTTCCTCGTACACCGATAGGACTAGACCATTATATCTGATGGGAGTGGGAACTGTTCCGGATATTTTGGAAGGAGTTCGAAACGGAGTCGACATGTTTGACTGTGTTCTTCCTACCCGCAACGCTAGAAACGGGCAAGTATTCACCTCTCAGGGAAAAGTGAATCTCAGAAATGAGAAATGGAAGCTTCGAGAAGAGCCGATGGACCCGGAATGCGAATGCAAAGTGTGCAAAAGATACAGCATTGGGTATATCAGACACCTGCATCACGTGAAAGAGCTAAGTGCATTTTCCTTGAGCACGTACCATAATTTGCATTTTATGAAAAAGTTCATGAAAGAACTTCGACATTCCATCGAAGTTGGAAATTTCAGCGAGTTTTTTGTTAAATGGAAAAATTTGTACGAAAGACCGGAAATTTCTCGTTGA
- a CDS encoding STAS domain-containing protein, whose protein sequence is MEITRRESGNIVILDINGEIDLYNAPEIKDVIAKLIEEQKYYTIINLEKVSYIDSSGIGALISSLSNLKKYQGGLKIINVAGSVRKVFELTKLTSFFEIFDNEADAVAAFK, encoded by the coding sequence ATGGAAATCACCAGAAGGGAAAGCGGTAACATCGTCATTCTGGACATCAATGGGGAGATCGATTTATACAACGCCCCTGAGATTAAGGATGTGATCGCAAAGCTCATTGAAGAGCAGAAATACTATACGATTATCAATCTGGAAAAGGTCTCTTATATTGACTCATCCGGAATCGGTGCTTTGATTTCCAGCCTCTCTAACTTAAAAAAATACCAGGGTGGACTTAAGATTATCAATGTTGCGGGTTCCGTACGAAAGGTATTTGAATTAACTAAACTAACGTCATTCTTCGAAATCTTTGATAACGAAGCTGATGCCGTCGCTGCCTTCAAATAA
- a CDS encoding lipoprotein LipL71 gives MKTFRAISFPSLVLGVLGFLVACGSELPVKELAEAKTAITRAKDAGAERYASGEFEEARKSLLTAHEKASNEDLGETKKSAEYAKSKAYDALERSYPQLTEDSKTQANTAINEADEAYASQLAAEPYNNAVELKKEGDTLRDNADRTLESYPKESGDDAKLKTRLAAFDQYEQSNKKYLESKKAATDAKSLALSQKQQLIDSLADIEKNLDDADRYAGGGDPEVAQTRERLNAAKAKIDEGKIKEGYSEVDDIRKKSAELVAKNIQAYALKKKVEAKDSIGKAKDKLSGIDQSKLKSSKDLQTSYQRADENLKAADESLASAEELYSSEKYEDSIGRSEEAIRLSRIVVDQSDDIAERLRTGSSVAGRKGDAGDSNSSSTKKGEDSTASSSGELPEGWKKYVVRKKIPVDCLWRISAYKQHYGTSKLWKRIYDANRGKIKNPNLIYPKQVLLIPPAKGSTKFDPKKAPKKQTGSDKVEASTPEKKEETTTPPASTSEQEPEEEEPSTPAPSTESEAPSDSGEQESDEEAR, from the coding sequence ATGAAAACTTTCCGAGCTATATCGTTCCCATCATTGGTACTGGGAGTTTTAGGATTCCTAGTTGCCTGTGGGTCGGAACTACCCGTAAAAGAATTGGCGGAAGCAAAAACCGCTATCACTCGCGCTAAAGATGCAGGCGCAGAAAGATACGCTTCCGGAGAATTCGAGGAAGCTCGCAAAAGTCTTTTGACTGCACATGAAAAAGCTTCTAACGAAGACTTGGGCGAGACTAAAAAAAGCGCCGAGTATGCTAAAAGCAAAGCGTATGATGCATTAGAAAGATCTTATCCTCAATTAACTGAGGATTCCAAAACACAAGCCAATACCGCTATCAACGAAGCGGATGAGGCTTATGCTTCTCAACTCGCTGCAGAACCTTATAATAATGCAGTAGAGCTTAAGAAAGAAGGGGACACTTTAAGAGATAACGCGGACCGCACTTTGGAATCCTATCCTAAGGAATCCGGAGACGACGCAAAACTTAAAACTCGTCTTGCTGCTTTCGATCAGTACGAACAAAGTAATAAAAAATATCTGGAGTCCAAAAAGGCGGCAACTGATGCCAAGTCTTTGGCTCTTTCCCAAAAACAACAGTTAATCGATTCTCTTGCAGATATCGAAAAAAATCTAGATGATGCGGACAGATATGCGGGCGGTGGGGACCCAGAAGTAGCTCAAACAAGAGAACGTTTGAATGCTGCTAAAGCAAAAATCGACGAAGGAAAAATCAAAGAAGGTTATTCCGAAGTTGATGATATTCGCAAAAAATCAGCTGAACTCGTAGCAAAAAACATCCAAGCTTATGCACTCAAGAAAAAGGTAGAAGCGAAAGATTCTATCGGAAAAGCTAAGGATAAACTATCTGGAATCGATCAGTCTAAACTGAAATCCAGCAAAGATCTCCAAACTTCTTACCAAAGAGCTGACGAGAACTTAAAAGCGGCGGATGAGTCTTTAGCTTCCGCAGAAGAGTTATATTCTTCCGAAAAATACGAAGATTCTATTGGTAGATCAGAAGAAGCGATCAGACTTTCTCGCATTGTAGTAGATCAGTCTGATGATATCGCAGAAAGATTACGCACTGGATCTTCAGTAGCAGGTCGCAAAGGTGATGCAGGAGATTCTAATTCTTCTTCCACCAAGAAAGGAGAAGATTCAACTGCTTCTTCTTCCGGAGAACTTCCTGAAGGTTGGAAAAAATACGTAGTTCGTAAGAAAATTCCTGTAGATTGTCTCTGGAGAATTTCCGCTTACAAACAACATTACGGTACTTCTAAACTTTGGAAACGTATCTATGATGCGAACCGTGGTAAGATCAAAAATCCAAACTTGATCTATCCTAAACAAGTATTGCTAATTCCACCTGCTAAAGGATCTACTAAGTTTGATCCGAAAAAAGCTCCTAAAAAGCAGACTGGAAGTGACAAAGTTGAAGCTTCTACTCCAGAGAAGAAGGAAGAGACTACAACTCCTCCTGCTTCCACTTCTGAGCAAGAACCGGAAGAGGAAGAGCCTTCTACACCGGCACCTTCTACAGAAAGTGAAGCGCCTTCCGATTCTGGTGAACAGGAAAGCGACGAAGAAGCTCGTTAA
- the nadC gene encoding carboxylating nicotinate-nucleotide diphosphorylase — MKRAYTKPISETSEADYFPLAKMAWDEDCPDQDITSVSLFSPDQKAIAYLNAREEGILCGSGVTEVLSKLSDGDLQFNFFFKDGEKFAKGDMIAEIHGSLLSMLRVERILLNFLQYLSGISTSTRKIVDQYGSKGIMILDTRKTLPGYRKLAKYAVYCGGGSNHRLDLSEMAMIKDNHLALFGSAKIPVGKIRSNFPGRIVELEIDSLDQLEDALEAEPDVLMLDNFNIPDTRAAFQRIKEKNPKILIECSGRITPEKLEALSEFPGVGVSMGYLTHTTRFLDLGLDIRT, encoded by the coding sequence GTGAAGAGGGCTTATACTAAGCCTATATCAGAGACGAGCGAGGCGGATTATTTTCCCCTAGCTAAAATGGCATGGGACGAGGATTGTCCTGACCAAGATATAACATCTGTTTCTTTATTCTCTCCAGATCAAAAAGCGATCGCATACTTAAATGCAAGGGAAGAAGGTATTCTCTGCGGAAGCGGTGTTACCGAAGTACTTTCCAAACTTTCCGACGGAGATTTGCAGTTTAACTTCTTCTTTAAAGATGGAGAAAAATTTGCCAAAGGAGACATGATTGCAGAGATACATGGCAGTCTTCTCTCCATGTTGCGTGTTGAAAGAATCCTTCTGAACTTCTTACAATATCTTTCCGGTATTTCTACTTCAACTAGAAAGATCGTGGATCAGTATGGATCTAAGGGTATAATGATCCTGGATACCAGAAAGACGCTGCCAGGTTACAGGAAACTTGCAAAGTATGCTGTGTACTGCGGTGGAGGTTCCAATCATAGATTGGATCTTTCTGAAATGGCGATGATCAAGGACAATCATTTGGCTTTATTCGGATCTGCAAAAATCCCTGTAGGAAAGATCAGATCCAATTTTCCAGGAAGAATAGTTGAGCTGGAAATAGATTCCTTGGACCAGCTGGAAGACGCACTTGAGGCGGAACCAGATGTTTTAATGTTAGATAATTTTAATATACCTGATACACGCGCAGCGTTCCAAAGGATAAAAGAAAAAAATCCGAAAATCCTAATAGAATGTTCCGGGCGGATCACTCCGGAAAAATTAGAAGCATTATCAGAATTTCCTGGAGTAGGAGTGAGTATGGGATACTTAACTCATACTACCAGATTTTTAGATCTTGGTTTGGATATAAGGACCTAA
- a CDS encoding RelA/SpoT family protein — translation MGFVKAPATKEMLIEGVRETMGPEALEMIEKAYKVSEDSHQGQFRLSGEPYIVHPLQVGFILYELGLDEKVISAGILHDVIEDTKYTRDDMVRDFGTEITQLVEGVTKISQIKSQSKETEAAENIRKIIIATIQDIRVILIKLADKTHNMRTLSFQPPEKQRRIANETLSLYAPIAGRLGIYSVKSELEDLAFQVIFPEEYQDIKKRISAKKSEREDYIEKLQLILKQRLAEIQINANVEGRAKHFFSIYRKMKTKEKTFDEIFDLRAIRIVTDEIKDCYGVLGIVHTLWSPVPGRFKDYIATPKTNMYQSLHTTVIGPDGKPLEVQIRTAEMNAIAEFGIAAHWVYKEGKTHANERHLTVKWLEVLQTWQDSSLDPKEFLEELKYDLHEDEVFVFTPKGEIIQLPKGATVLDFAFRIHTDVGLHCKGAKINGRMIPLRTELRSGDQVEVVVDKRSKPSPIWLRIVKTPSARQKLRAYFRKLREETSKDLEQGAESAAELTLNAEVLEELKRKPSEKVSKQTQTQGQVAGGKILVAGLRDIPVRLSGCCSPLPGDQIIGFVTRGRGVSVHKKNCSVALKQREEEQLRQISVDWDYGQTEPVPVRVEVKAKDRQGIYLEMVKSISGTQTNILEAGASTVQKDTLMARFMIEVEHLDQLKEILGNLKRIPDVVFAHRVK, via the coding sequence ATGGGATTTGTTAAGGCTCCAGCCACCAAAGAAATGTTAATCGAAGGAGTTCGGGAAACAATGGGTCCCGAAGCCTTGGAAATGATCGAGAAGGCTTATAAGGTCTCTGAAGATTCTCACCAAGGACAATTCCGTCTTTCGGGTGAGCCTTATATTGTTCATCCACTTCAGGTTGGTTTTATTTTATACGAATTGGGTCTGGATGAGAAGGTAATCTCTGCAGGGATCCTTCATGATGTGATAGAAGACACAAAATACACGAGAGATGATATGGTCCGAGATTTCGGAACTGAGATCACTCAACTTGTGGAAGGTGTGACTAAAATTTCTCAGATCAAAAGCCAATCTAAAGAAACGGAAGCTGCTGAGAATATTCGAAAGATCATTATCGCAACTATCCAGGATATTCGAGTCATTCTGATCAAGCTTGCTGATAAAACTCATAACATGAGGACTCTTTCTTTTCAGCCTCCTGAAAAGCAGAGAAGGATCGCAAACGAAACTCTTTCTTTATACGCTCCAATTGCTGGAAGATTAGGTATCTATTCAGTAAAATCAGAATTGGAAGATCTAGCATTCCAAGTTATTTTTCCGGAAGAATACCAAGATATTAAGAAACGGATCAGTGCTAAAAAGTCTGAAAGAGAAGATTATATAGAAAAACTTCAGCTGATCCTGAAACAAAGACTCGCTGAGATCCAAATCAACGCGAATGTAGAAGGAAGAGCGAAACATTTCTTCTCCATCTATCGTAAGATGAAAACGAAGGAAAAGACCTTCGATGAAATTTTTGATTTAAGAGCGATCCGAATCGTTACGGACGAGATCAAAGATTGTTACGGAGTATTAGGAATCGTGCATACACTTTGGTCTCCTGTTCCGGGTAGATTTAAAGATTATATCGCGACTCCTAAGACAAATATGTACCAATCACTCCATACAACTGTGATTGGTCCCGATGGAAAACCTTTAGAAGTGCAGATCCGTACTGCGGAGATGAATGCGATCGCTGAATTCGGGATCGCCGCTCACTGGGTTTATAAAGAAGGTAAAACTCATGCTAACGAAAGACATCTAACTGTTAAATGGTTGGAGGTCCTACAGACTTGGCAGGATTCTTCTTTAGATCCTAAAGAATTTTTAGAAGAACTTAAATATGATCTTCATGAAGACGAGGTATTCGTTTTCACTCCTAAGGGAGAAATTATACAACTTCCTAAAGGTGCAACAGTTTTAGACTTTGCATTTAGAATTCATACTGATGTAGGTTTGCATTGTAAAGGTGCAAAGATAAACGGTAGAATGATTCCTCTTCGCACCGAATTACGTAGTGGCGATCAGGTAGAAGTTGTAGTCGATAAAAGATCTAAACCTTCTCCTATCTGGCTTCGTATTGTTAAAACTCCTTCTGCTAGGCAAAAGTTACGTGCTTATTTCAGAAAACTCAGAGAAGAGACCAGCAAGGATCTGGAACAAGGTGCAGAGAGTGCAGCAGAACTTACTTTAAACGCAGAAGTATTAGAAGAACTTAAACGTAAACCTTCTGAAAAAGTTTCTAAACAAACTCAAACACAAGGACAAGTTGCAGGCGGAAAAATTTTGGTTGCAGGACTAAGAGATATTCCGGTTCGACTTTCAGGTTGTTGTTCTCCTCTTCCGGGAGACCAAATCATTGGTTTCGTAACTAGGGGCCGTGGTGTTTCTGTTCATAAAAAAAATTGCAGTGTTGCATTAAAACAAAGAGAAGAAGAACAACTCAGACAGATCTCAGTAGATTGGGACTATGGTCAAACGGAGCCTGTGCCTGTTAGAGTAGAAGTAAAAGCAAAGGATCGTCAGGGAATTTATTTAGAGATGGTAAAAAGTATCTCCGGAACCCAAACGAATATTCTGGAAGCAGGGGCTTCTACAGTCCAAAAAGATACTCTGATGGCCCGCTTCATGATAGAAGTGGAACATTTGGACCAATTGAAGGAGATCCTAGGCAATTTAAAACGGATACCAGACGTTGTCTTTGCTCATAGGGTTAAATAA
- a CDS encoding extracellular solute-binding protein codes for MNLALKNSKLLNICYFTLLLSVITFVSNGCKEKEDVQISVATEDLPWEGDPNSIPEALRKPNPSVSPNAKRGGLFRIYSHQYPKSLNWYLENFSTTAEIFGQMFEPLLERHPITLEPLPKLASSWKISSDKKTFTFNLDKNARWSDGKPITAKDVLFTYEIIMNKKNNTALHRIDLSRFEAPKLVNEYEVEFTQKEIHWKNFEFIAYEFFILPEHYYNGKDFNKENFEFPVISGPYELQSAKKGIYVKMKRRNDYWMRAYPYYKGTDNFDTLIFKVFNDDAVAFQAFKKGDIDLYPVYKAATWVQETTGEPFDKNYIIKQKIYNDKKSGFQGWAFNMRRKPFDDVRIRKAIAHLVNRKLMVDKLAFGEYQLTDSYYGSVWEEGQLPNPPIDYDPEAAKKLFAEAGWKPNAKGFLEKDGQQFVIHILERDRSVEKYFTLFMERVKELGIQVTIESTDLANWSERMDKYDFDVTWAAWGSGSSFPDPEHQWDSKYANENGQNNYNGFKNPEIDKLIEQQKTEFDIKKRTEILKKIDKILTKEVPYVLLWGIKSTRVLYWNRFGTPENPLSRYSGEGAAKSLWWIDEEKDKALENSKKSKTALPTYKRDLYYHSK; via the coding sequence TTGAACCTTGCTCTAAAAAATTCCAAATTACTCAACATTTGCTATTTTACACTTTTATTATCCGTAATCACATTCGTATCGAACGGCTGTAAAGAGAAGGAAGATGTCCAAATTTCAGTCGCAACTGAAGATCTTCCTTGGGAAGGAGATCCAAATAGTATCCCAGAAGCATTGAGGAAGCCGAATCCTTCTGTTTCTCCTAACGCAAAAAGGGGAGGGTTATTTAGGATTTATAGCCATCAGTATCCTAAATCACTGAACTGGTATTTAGAAAATTTCTCTACCACTGCTGAAATTTTTGGCCAGATGTTCGAACCACTTTTAGAGAGACATCCTATTACACTCGAACCTCTTCCTAAACTTGCTTCTTCTTGGAAGATTTCTTCAGATAAAAAAACTTTTACGTTCAATCTGGATAAAAACGCAAGATGGAGTGATGGCAAACCTATTACTGCTAAAGACGTATTATTTACTTATGAAATTATCATGAATAAGAAGAATAATACTGCACTTCATCGTATTGATCTTTCCCGTTTCGAAGCTCCTAAGTTAGTGAATGAATATGAAGTAGAATTTACTCAAAAAGAGATCCATTGGAAAAACTTTGAATTTATTGCGTACGAATTCTTTATTCTTCCTGAACATTATTATAACGGAAAGGATTTTAATAAGGAGAATTTTGAGTTCCCTGTAATATCCGGACCTTATGAATTGCAATCCGCAAAAAAAGGGATCTACGTGAAGATGAAACGTAGGAATGATTATTGGATGCGGGCTTATCCTTATTATAAAGGAACAGACAATTTTGATACTCTTATCTTCAAAGTGTTCAATGACGACGCAGTTGCATTCCAGGCATTCAAAAAGGGTGATATAGATCTATATCCTGTGTATAAGGCGGCAACTTGGGTCCAGGAAACGACTGGAGAACCTTTTGATAAAAATTATATCATAAAACAAAAGATCTATAATGATAAGAAGTCAGGCTTCCAGGGCTGGGCATTCAATATGAGAAGAAAACCATTTGATGATGTTCGTATCAGAAAGGCGATCGCTCATTTGGTGAATAGAAAACTCATGGTGGACAAACTTGCGTTTGGAGAATACCAACTCACTGATTCTTATTATGGTTCTGTATGGGAAGAAGGACAATTACCAAACCCTCCGATAGACTATGATCCGGAAGCAGCTAAAAAACTTTTTGCAGAAGCTGGATGGAAACCAAATGCAAAAGGTTTCTTGGAGAAAGACGGACAACAATTTGTGATCCATATCCTCGAAAGAGATAGAAGTGTTGAAAAATATTTTACTCTATTTATGGAAAGAGTGAAAGAGTTGGGAATTCAAGTTACTATTGAGAGCACAGATCTTGCTAATTGGTCCGAAAGAATGGATAAATATGACTTTGATGTTACCTGGGCCGCTTGGGGATCAGGAAGTTCTTTCCCGGATCCGGAACATCAATGGGATTCTAAATACGCAAATGAGAACGGACAGAACAATTATAACGGTTTCAAAAATCCGGAAATAGATAAACTAATCGAGCAGCAAAAAACAGAATTCGATATTAAAAAAAGAACGGAAATCTTAAAGAAGATAGATAAGATCTTAACTAAAGAGGTTCCGTATGTTCTTCTTTGGGGAATTAAATCTACAAGAGTTCTCTATTGGAATAGATTCGGAACTCCAGAAAATCCTCTTTCCAGATATTCTGGAGAAGGAGCTGCCAAGTCTTTATGGTGGATAGACGAAGAAAAAGACAAAGCTCTAGAAAATTCTAAGAAGAGTAAAACAGCTCTTCCTACTTATAAAAGAGACTTATATTACCATTCCAAATAA
- the purB gene encoding adenylosuccinate lyase codes for MIDRYSNPEISKIWELENKFDIWKEIEILATEARMKKGEVPKEDFEEIRSKARFNVDEILEIESKVHHDVIAFLTNMNSYIGPAGRHVHYGLTSSDIGDTALCVQMVQAMDLILKKTDQLIEAIKEKAIQYRDLPCIGRSHGIHAEPMTLGLKFALFYEEMKRNRVRMALAKEEVAVGKLSGAVGTYSNIEPDIEEYVCEKLGLKPDPIATQVVSRDRHAAYMSALGVTAASLDRFATEVRLLQKTEGREIEEPFSPGQKGSSAMPHKRNPVICERISGISRVIRSNVSTALQNVGLWHERDISHSSAERIVVPDSTIALEYILDKMLFVVKNLHVYPDAIERTLGTTRGLIFSQKVLLHLIEKGGITREDAYAIVQGHAMAVWADISQNLKTRLAEDPKVQKVLKPGDLDSIFQISPYLDKVGLIYKRLGLE; via the coding sequence ATGATTGATCGGTATTCGAATCCGGAAATTTCTAAAATTTGGGAATTGGAGAACAAATTCGATATTTGGAAAGAAATCGAAATATTGGCCACCGAAGCCCGAATGAAAAAAGGAGAGGTCCCTAAAGAAGATTTCGAAGAGATCCGTTCCAAAGCAAGATTCAATGTGGATGAAATTTTGGAGATTGAATCCAAGGTCCACCATGACGTTATCGCGTTCTTGACTAATATGAATTCCTATATAGGACCTGCAGGTCGTCATGTGCATTACGGGCTTACTTCATCCGATATTGGTGACACTGCGCTTTGTGTGCAAATGGTCCAAGCGATGGACCTGATCCTTAAAAAAACAGACCAGTTGATCGAAGCGATCAAAGAGAAAGCGATCCAATATAGGGACCTTCCTTGTATCGGTAGATCTCATGGTATCCATGCAGAACCGATGACTTTGGGTTTGAAGTTCGCATTATTTTATGAAGAAATGAAAAGAAACCGGGTGCGTATGGCCTTGGCAAAAGAAGAAGTTGCTGTAGGAAAATTATCGGGTGCCGTCGGAACTTATTCAAATATAGAACCTGATATTGAAGAATATGTTTGTGAAAAATTAGGTCTTAAGCCTGATCCAATTGCGACCCAAGTTGTATCCAGAGATAGACATGCTGCCTATATGTCTGCGTTAGGTGTTACTGCTGCAAGCTTAGATCGTTTTGCAACTGAAGTTCGTCTTCTTCAAAAAACAGAAGGTAGAGAAATAGAAGAACCTTTTTCCCCAGGACAGAAAGGATCTTCTGCAATGCCTCATAAAAGAAATCCTGTGATTTGTGAAAGGATCTCCGGTATTTCAAGGGTGATCCGTTCTAATGTTTCTACTGCTCTTCAGAACGTTGGATTATGGCATGAAAGAGATATTTCTCATTCTTCAGCAGAAAGGATTGTTGTTCCAGATTCTACAATCGCGTTAGAGTATATCTTGGATAAGATGTTATTCGTAGTAAAAAATCTTCATGTGTATCCTGATGCAATCGAAAGAACTTTGGGAACCACAAGAGGATTGATCTTCTCTCAGAAAGTTCTTCTTCACTTGATCGAAAAAGGTGGAATTACTAGAGAAGATGCGTATGCGATCGTGCAAGGTCATGCGATGGCAGTTTGGGCAGATATTTCTCAAAATCTGAAGACTAGACTTGCCGAAGATCCTAAAGTGCAGAAGGTTCTAAAACCTGGAGATCTGGATTCTATCTTCCAGATTTCTCCTTACTTAGATAAAGTTGGGCTGATCTATAAAAGACTCGGTCTGGAGTAA